A genome region from Gouania willdenowi chromosome 9, fGouWil2.1, whole genome shotgun sequence includes the following:
- the LOC114469824 gene encoding T-box transcription factor TBX3-like — translation MRSFSNLCVPDEEPQTFTTNMVPIHGALLSGGHYLLPADTVLSINSTNTCMDTSAAPSDCSARICWPPRLLDNQEPTEDEPRVYLEASDLWRQFHKYGTEMVITKSGRRMFPPLKARCTGMDRKAQYILLMDIVLADDCRYKFHNSSWMVAGKADPEMPKRMYIHPDSPATGEQWMSKVVNFHKLKLTNNTSNKHGFTILNSMHKYQPRFHVVKANDVLKLPYSTFRTYVFSETQFIAVTAYQNDQITQLKIDNNPFAKGFRDTGNGRREKRKLPDSFLQCKAEEQELLKKNSPPCSDTSKSSDAVESDSDKDNNAEENGEEHLTLTHEGAQVEPKVLIAEMRTKTPSETETRTDIKQNRNVGITTNIEESFPSGEQNEEEPLCKLAHRSVCSLELDHHIVHEPSISSALYSAHMNPWYSRAVMDRAVSYEWSMLAPVRTPFPISLPQQALVQDLMSLPQFRGLLFYPYSCVSAAAAHSLPPSAQDFRGCPSPRCQGFISFPMVSSFVDCPRAAGVKYLHPELLKLPEMEQKTSEDNPELKEISNF, via the exons ATGCGCAGCTTCTCCAACCTGTGCGTCCCAGACGAAGAGCCACAAACTTTTACAACAAACATGGTACCCATTCACGGTGCCCTGTTATCAGGAGGACATTATCTGCTCCCAGCTGACACCGTTCTCTCCATTAACTCTACAAACACCTGCATGGACACAAGCGCTGCGCCGTCCGACTGTTCAGCGAGGATCTGTTGGCCTCCTCGACTTTTGGACAACCAAGAACCAACAGAAGACGAACCCAGAGTTTATCTGGAAGCCAGTGATCTCTGGAGACAATTCCACAAATACGGCACCGAAATGGTTATTACAAAGTCTGGAAG ACGCATGTTTCCTCCGCTGAAGGCCAGATGTACCGGCATGGACAGAAAAGCCCAGTATATTCTTCTGATGGACATAGTGTTAGCTGATGACTGCAGGTATAAGTTTCACAACTCGAGCTGGATGGTGGCGGGGAAAGCGGATCCGGAGATGCCCAAACGCATGTACATCCATCCGGACAGTCCGGCCACGGGTGAGCAGTGGATGTCTAAAGTGGTCAACTTCCACAAGCTCAAGCTGACCAACAACACGTCGAATAAACACGGATTT acaATTCTCAACTCGATGCATAAATACCAACCTCGCTTCCACGTTGTGAAGGCAAACGACGTCCTAAAGCTTCCCTACAGCACCTTCAGGACGTACGTTTTCTCTGAGACGCAGTTCATCGCGGTGACAGCTTATCAGAACGACCAG ATTACGCAGCTGAAAATTGACAACAACCCTTTTGCAAAGGGATTCAGGGACACGGGCAACGGACGGAGAGAGAAAAG GAAACTCCCTGATTCATTCTTGCAGTGTAAAGCGGAGGAACAggaacttttgaaaaaaaattctccaCCTTGTTCAGACACCTCCAAATCCTCAG ATGCTGTTGAAAGTGACAGTGACAAAGACAACAACGCTGAGGAGAATGGTGAAGAACATCTGACCCTGACCCACGAGGGAGCACAAGTGGAGCCAAAGGTCCTGATCGCAGAGATGAGAACAAAAACTCCCTCAGAGACAGAAACACGGACAGACATCAAACAGAACCGTAATGTTGGTATAACGACAAACATTGAGGAATCTTTTCCGTCAGGAGAGCAGAACGAGGAGGAGCCACTGTGTAAATTAGCTCACCGCTCTGTTTGCTCTCTGGAGTTGGACCATCACATCGTGCATGAGCCGAGCATCTCCAGCGCTCTTTACTCTGCTCATATGAACCCCTGGTACAGTCGAGCTGTAATGGACAGAGCAGTGTCATATGAATGGAGCATGCTGGCACCTGTCAGGACTCCGTTTCCCATCAGCCTTCCTCAGCAGGCACTAGTGCAG GACCTGATGAGTCTCCCACAGTTCAGAGGCCTCCTGTTTTATCCCTACTCGTGTGTCTCTGCAGCAGCGGCTCACAGCCTCCCTCCTTCTGCGCAGGATTTCAGAGGATGTCCGAGCCCCCGCTGCCAAGGTTTTATCTCCTTTCCAATGGTGTCATCTTTTGTCGACTGTCCAAGAGCAGCTGGTGTCAAATATCTCCACCCAGAGCTTCTAAAGCTGCCTGAGATGGAGCAGAAGACTTCAGAAGACAATCCTGAGCTGAAGGAAATCTCAAACTTCTGA
- the tm2d2 gene encoding TM2 domain-containing protein 2 yields the protein MISVSYILLCGQLLLLLTVILLHCLEGIHSQNSTIADTPAASTPESGATASAFGEPPESVSTDAPLDNNSYTELYEYNPPSPVVLCRYLPEEFVYCQDPVDHAGNYSAYQELGHGCVGWGGQTKKEVNHTQVICTALDDIECAGSREFLRGDVPCIKYTGHYFITTLLYSFFLGCFGVDRFCLGHTGTAVGKLLTLGGLGIWWFVDLILLITGGLMPSDYSNWCTYY from the exons ATGATTTCGGTCAGCTACATTCTGCTGTGTGGACAGCTGCTGCTTCTCCTCACCGTCATATTGTTACACTGTTTGGAGGGAATTCACTCCCAGAACTCAACCATAGCCGACACTCCCGCTGCTTCGACACCCGAATCCGGAGCTACCGCATCGGCCTTTGGTGAGCCGCCCGAGTCCGTGAGCACCGACGCACCGCTGGATAACAACAGTTACACGGAGCTTTACGAGTACAATCCTCCGTCTCCTGTCGTCCTGTGCAGATACCT GCCGGAGGAGTTTGTCTACTGTCAGGATCCAGTGGACCATGCAGGCAACTACAGTGCCTATCAGGAGCTGGGCCACGGCTGTGTCGGG TGGGGCGGGCAGACCAAGAAGGAGGTGAACCACACGCAGGTCATCTGCACAGCGCTCGATGACATCGAGTGCGCCGGATCCCGAGAGTTCCTGCGAGGAGACGTGCCCTGCATTAA ATACACAGGGCACTACTTCATCACCACGCTCCTCTACTCCTTCTTCCTGGGCTGCTTTGGGGTTGATCGCTTCTGCCTGGGACACACAGGCACGGCTGTGGGGAAGCTGCTCACCTTGGGCGGGCTGGGGATCTGGTGGTTCGTGGACCTGATCCTGCTTATCACTGGAGGTCTGATGCCCAGTGATTACAGTAACTGGTGCACCTACTACTAA